A region of Streptomyces cinnamoneus DNA encodes the following proteins:
- a CDS encoding FtsB family cell division protein translates to MTPAARRGPRLGRLLPPGVAGARRTPFVLLVVVLLGSGLISLLLLNSSLNQGSFDLSRLQRKTTELTDEEQALQQEVDQLAAPDALERRARELGMVPGGSPAFLNPDGTVSGVPGPASSEVPAAPAAYAAPEAPAPAPAVPAAPSSPASPLVPLVAPAPSAAPAVPVSPLAVPSPAPPPADGRKPTTVPAVPALPPPPADGNLRQVR, encoded by the coding sequence GTGACGCCGGCGGCCCGCCGCGGCCCCCGGCTCGGCCGGCTGCTGCCCCCGGGCGTGGCCGGCGCCAGGCGCACCCCGTTCGTCCTCCTCGTCGTGGTGCTGCTCGGCTCCGGCCTGATCTCCCTGCTGCTGCTGAACTCCTCCCTCAACCAGGGCTCCTTCGACCTCAGCCGCCTCCAGCGCAAGACCACCGAGCTGACCGACGAGGAGCAGGCCCTGCAACAGGAGGTCGACCAGCTCGCCGCCCCGGACGCCCTGGAGCGCCGCGCCCGCGAGCTGGGCATGGTCCCCGGCGGCAGCCCCGCCTTCCTCAACCCCGACGGCACCGTCAGCGGCGTCCCCGGGCCGGCGTCCTCCGAGGTCCCGGCCGCCCCCGCCGCCTATGCCGCCCCCGAGGCGCCCGCCCCCGCGCCCGCCGTCCCGGCCGCGCCGTCCTCGCCCGCGTCCCCCCTGGTCCCCCTGGTGGCGCCCGCACCCTCCGCCGCCCCCGCGGTGCCCGTGTCCCCCCTCGCGGTGCCGTCCCCGGCGCCCCCGCCGGCCGACGGCCGCAAGCCGACGACAGTCCCCGCCGTCCCCGCCCTCCCCCCGCCACCGGCGGACGGGAACCTCCGACAGGTCAGGTAG